A genomic window from Fibrobacterota bacterium includes:
- a CDS encoding OmpA family protein: protein MSKSILTLAFATLLATQIDAQSYIQQPASTPTLEGTVGVGVGVGVQRYIGTFGDQASVYGRGVLAYHPLEWLGTRFTGGIGNINNDKQMGVDFQTDWFSNLGLDLVLQPQIGLGPVRPYIASGLSTTFGTAKINGFQSRDLDWNLYVPVEFGLEILIADNLSIWAWGESYAYMQDWEKLDGVASKGDYYERRDDLQKVGIGFSFLIGSNSDEDKDGVTGSVDQCPGTPATVKVDRKGCPFDGDMDGTPDYKDLCPTTTPGVSVDVFGCALDSDKDGVIDAKDKCSITPVGVKVDVNGCPALVDADKDGVSDEIDKCPGSSAGLVVNEVGCALDSDRDGIGDDLDQCPGTAVGEKVDSRGCILPLADADRDGIGDAIDKCPGTRVGTKVDGDGCPLLVIVKGAKLVIDGIVFKTGSAVIDEVSAPVLARAAVAISKAPGAKIEVAGFTDNVGSDKSNQKLSERRAASVKAYLVKSGVPVAQLSAKGYGEKDPVVDNSTADNRSENRRIEFHVK from the coding sequence ATGTCCAAATCGATCCTAACGCTCGCCTTCGCGACGCTACTGGCCACCCAGATCGATGCCCAGTCTTACATCCAACAGCCCGCCAGCACTCCCACCCTCGAAGGGACGGTGGGCGTCGGAGTCGGTGTCGGCGTGCAACGCTACATCGGGACCTTCGGTGATCAGGCTTCCGTCTACGGACGAGGCGTCCTTGCCTACCACCCGTTGGAGTGGTTGGGAACACGCTTCACGGGCGGAATCGGCAACATCAACAACGACAAGCAGATGGGGGTGGACTTCCAGACCGATTGGTTCTCCAATCTGGGTCTGGACCTCGTCCTGCAACCGCAGATCGGGTTGGGCCCCGTGCGTCCCTACATCGCCTCGGGGCTGTCGACCACCTTCGGTACGGCCAAGATCAACGGGTTTCAGAGCCGCGATCTGGATTGGAACCTGTACGTGCCGGTCGAATTCGGACTGGAGATCCTGATCGCCGACAACCTCTCGATATGGGCCTGGGGCGAGAGCTATGCCTACATGCAGGATTGGGAAAAGCTCGACGGTGTGGCTTCCAAAGGCGACTACTACGAACGCCGCGACGATCTCCAAAAGGTGGGCATCGGGTTCAGCTTCCTGATCGGATCGAATTCCGACGAGGACAAGGACGGCGTCACCGGATCCGTCGACCAGTGTCCCGGCACCCCTGCGACCGTGAAGGTCGACAGGAAAGGCTGTCCCTTCGATGGCGACATGGACGGAACTCCTGACTACAAGGACTTGTGCCCAACCACGACTCCCGGAGTGTCTGTGGACGTTTTCGGATGCGCGTTGGATTCCGACAAGGATGGCGTGATCGACGCCAAGGACAAGTGCTCGATCACTCCGGTGGGCGTCAAGGTGGACGTCAACGGCTGCCCTGCCCTTGTGGATGCGGACAAGGACGGCGTGTCCGACGAAATCGACAAGTGCCCTGGCTCGAGTGCGGGCTTGGTCGTCAACGAGGTGGGTTGCGCGTTGGACTCCGATCGCGATGGAATCGGTGACGACCTCGACCAGTGCCCCGGCACGGCGGTCGGTGAAAAGGTGGATTCTCGTGGATGCATCCTGCCCTTGGCGGACGCCGATCGGGACGGAATCGGCGATGCCATCGACAAGTGCCCGGGTACCCGGGTGGGTACGAAGGTGGACGGTGACGGTTGCCCGTTGCTGGTGATCGTCAAAGGCGCGAAGCTCGTCATCGACGGCATCGTCTTCAAGACGGGATCCGCCGTGATCGACGAGGTCAGTGCCCCGGTTTTGGCGCGAGCCGCGGTGGCGATCTCGAAGGCTCCTGGAGCGAAGATCGAGGTGGCCGGTTTCACGGACAACGTGGGCAGCGACAAATCAAACCAAAAATTGTCTGAACGGCGAGCCGCTTCCGTGAAGGCCTACCTGGTGAAGTCGGGTGTTCCCGTCGCCCAGCTTTCGGCCAAGGGGTACGGCGAGAAGGATCCCGTGGTGGACAATTCCACCGCCGACAACCGGTCGGAAAATCGTCGCATCGAGTTCCACGTGAAGTGA
- a CDS encoding PRC-barrel domain-containing protein, which translates to MLRSLKNLEEYKVTATDGDIGKVSGFYFDDRHWTIRYLVVDTGGFWDGPERVLVSPIAFREADWATKRFHLSLTREKVKNSPGIHKDVALSRQYEQNYSKYYNWPYYWGYGGIWGEWSTPGILAESTWSQPAQDVVDDNPHLRLAEDVIGCSVDGTDKEIGHIQDFIVDETNWTIRYVVVNTRHWWSGKSVILSPHWISRISGKEDKVVVNVSREVVKNCPEWSPDQAVNRQYETRLFDYYGRPAYWHDEPKAQA; encoded by the coding sequence ATGTTGAGAAGCTTGAAGAACCTGGAAGAATACAAGGTGACCGCGACCGATGGCGACATCGGCAAGGTGAGCGGCTTCTATTTCGACGACCGCCATTGGACCATCCGGTATCTCGTGGTGGATACAGGCGGCTTCTGGGATGGCCCCGAGCGCGTCCTCGTTTCCCCGATCGCCTTTCGCGAGGCGGATTGGGCCACCAAACGGTTCCACCTTTCGCTGACCCGCGAGAAGGTGAAGAACAGCCCCGGAATCCACAAGGATGTGGCGCTTTCCCGGCAATACGAACAGAACTACTCCAAGTACTACAACTGGCCGTACTACTGGGGTTACGGCGGCATCTGGGGGGAATGGAGCACGCCCGGCATCCTGGCGGAGAGCACCTGGAGCCAGCCTGCGCAGGATGTCGTGGACGACAATCCCCATCTGCGCCTGGCCGAGGATGTCATCGGGTGCAGTGTGGATGGTACCGACAAGGAGATCGGGCACATCCAGGACTTCATCGTCGACGAGACGAATTGGACGATCCGCTACGTGGTGGTCAACACGCGCCACTGGTGGTCCGGAAAGAGCGTGATCCTGTCGCCGCATTGGATCTCCCGGATCAGCGGCAAGGAAGACAAGGTCGTGGTGAACGTGTCGCGCGAAGTGGTCAAGAACTGTCCCGAATGGTCGCCGGACCAAGCCGTCAACCGACAGTACGAGACCCGATTGTTCGACTACTACGGAAGACCCGCCTATTGGCACGACGAGCCGAAGGCTCAGGCCTAG
- a CDS encoding cation-translocating P-type ATPase, translating into MTPADADAVAAFRLSAEACVAAFKSDAKQGLSASDARARLERDGPNELDRAPSIPGWKSFLEQFRSVLVMLLVVAASISLVIWVVERESALPYDAMAIFAVVLINAFIGFTQQRRSQSAVDALRELSTPQARVIRDGNRHMVESPDIVVGDLLSIEEGDSIAADARVIGSTDLHVAEAALTGESAPVSKGVGALEGNVGLADRTNMVFRGTTSSSGRGEAVVTATGMRTEMGRIAGMLANTPQETTPLEKELAGIGRVLGGVVLVIAVGMIGTIVAVEGVRGWSTLFQVCMLGVALAVAAVPEGLPAMVTAVLALGVQRMAKRKAIVRHLAAVETLGSANVIASDKTGTLTKNEMTVRALVLASGRVDFGGNGYAPVGDVSIAGAAVVDGPVRDELHWALIAADRANNAVVEERDGTWIVQGDPTEGALVVAAHKIGLEEADLQSRFVRRGEIPFTSERKSMSTINTDPDHADRLWVFAKGALESLLERCDSELVGKDERPLGQDRRNEILQANDALASKALRTLAVARRSVPKDAYVAGRADPALETGMVFLGVVGMIDPPRKEARDAVARTQSAGIRPIMITGDHPMTASVIATELGLCADPQVVTGADLSAQSDDELAKTVLTASVYARVDPAQKLRIVQALRKSGAVVAMTGDGVNDAPALKAADIGVAMGLAGTDVSREAADVVLVDDNYATIVSAVEEGRAIFDNIRKFLRYLLSSNIGEVMTMFLGVVFAKSLGLHTEGVPLVLPLLATQILWINLVTDSAPALALGVDPPDTDLMDRPPRPHGQGVVTGRMWAGIVFTGSVIAAGTLLVLDASLPGGWIEGTGDMLYARTMAFTTLVLFQLFNCFQSRSDTRSVFHGLFRNPWLWAAVGVSLLLQVAVVHVPMLQKGFSTTALSAGDWFFCAAVSSSVLWIGELAKLVSRLAKGVRSANRTPVMEDSSPSK; encoded by the coding sequence ATGACGCCCGCCGACGCCGACGCGGTCGCCGCTTTCCGGCTTTCCGCCGAAGCGTGCGTCGCCGCGTTCAAAAGCGATGCGAAACAGGGGTTGTCCGCGAGCGACGCCCGTGCGCGGTTGGAACGCGATGGACCCAACGAGCTGGATCGCGCGCCCTCGATCCCCGGATGGAAATCCTTTCTGGAGCAGTTCCGGAGCGTATTGGTTATGCTGTTGGTGGTTGCCGCATCGATATCCCTGGTGATCTGGGTGGTGGAGCGGGAGTCCGCTCTTCCCTACGACGCCATGGCGATCTTCGCGGTGGTGCTGATCAACGCGTTCATCGGCTTCACGCAGCAAAGGCGTTCGCAATCGGCTGTGGATGCCTTGCGCGAGCTGTCCACACCGCAAGCCCGCGTGATCCGTGACGGAAATCGACACATGGTGGAAAGCCCGGACATCGTGGTCGGGGATCTGCTCTCGATCGAAGAGGGCGACTCGATCGCCGCCGATGCGCGCGTGATCGGATCGACGGATCTCCATGTGGCGGAGGCCGCGCTGACCGGCGAGAGCGCACCGGTCTCCAAGGGTGTTGGCGCCCTTGAAGGGAATGTCGGGTTGGCGGATCGGACAAACATGGTGTTTCGCGGAACCACGTCCAGTTCCGGGCGCGGCGAGGCCGTGGTCACGGCCACCGGGATGCGCACCGAAATGGGACGCATCGCGGGGATGTTGGCGAACACGCCACAGGAAACCACTCCGCTGGAGAAGGAATTGGCGGGCATTGGCAGGGTCCTGGGGGGCGTGGTGTTGGTGATCGCGGTGGGCATGATCGGCACCATCGTGGCGGTGGAAGGTGTCCGCGGCTGGTCCACTTTGTTCCAGGTGTGCATGCTGGGTGTGGCCTTGGCGGTGGCGGCGGTGCCGGAAGGTTTGCCTGCGATGGTGACAGCGGTGCTGGCCCTGGGCGTGCAGCGGATGGCCAAGCGCAAGGCCATCGTACGCCACCTGGCGGCGGTGGAGACCTTGGGATCGGCCAACGTGATCGCCTCGGACAAGACCGGCACGCTCACGAAAAACGAAATGACCGTGCGGGCCCTGGTGCTGGCCAGCGGACGAGTGGATTTCGGAGGAAACGGGTACGCTCCGGTGGGGGATGTCTCGATCGCCGGTGCGGCGGTGGTGGATGGACCGGTGCGAGACGAACTCCATTGGGCCTTGATCGCGGCGGATCGAGCGAACAACGCGGTGGTGGAGGAACGCGACGGGACTTGGATCGTGCAGGGAGATCCGACCGAAGGCGCCCTGGTGGTGGCCGCCCACAAGATCGGTCTGGAAGAGGCTGATCTCCAGAGTCGCTTTGTGCGACGCGGAGAGATTCCGTTCACCTCCGAGCGAAAGTCCATGAGCACGATCAACACTGATCCAGATCACGCCGATCGGCTTTGGGTGTTCGCCAAAGGGGCTCTTGAAAGCCTGTTGGAACGCTGCGACAGCGAATTGGTGGGCAAGGACGAACGGCCGTTGGGACAGGATCGCCGAAACGAGATCCTGCAGGCCAACGATGCCCTGGCGAGCAAGGCGCTGCGGACATTGGCCGTTGCGCGGCGCAGCGTTCCCAAGGACGCGTACGTCGCCGGTCGGGCCGATCCCGCCTTGGAAACGGGCATGGTGTTCCTGGGTGTGGTGGGCATGATCGATCCGCCGAGGAAGGAAGCCCGGGATGCCGTGGCTCGCACACAGAGCGCGGGCATCCGGCCCATCATGATCACCGGCGACCACCCCATGACAGCCTCTGTCATCGCCACCGAGCTGGGCCTGTGCGCGGATCCGCAGGTGGTCACGGGAGCCGACCTGTCCGCGCAATCCGATGACGAATTGGCCAAGACCGTCTTGACGGCCTCCGTCTACGCCCGGGTGGACCCTGCCCAGAAGTTGCGCATCGTGCAGGCGCTGCGAAAGTCAGGTGCCGTCGTGGCCATGACGGGCGATGGCGTCAACGATGCTCCCGCCTTGAAAGCCGCCGACATCGGGGTGGCCATGGGTCTTGCGGGAACCGATGTTTCGCGGGAAGCCGCCGACGTGGTGCTGGTGGACGACAACTACGCGACCATCGTCTCTGCCGTGGAGGAGGGGCGAGCCATCTTCGACAACATCCGCAAGTTCCTTCGCTACCTGCTTTCGTCGAACATCGGCGAGGTGATGACGATGTTCCTCGGCGTGGTGTTCGCGAAGTCCTTGGGATTGCACACCGAAGGCGTGCCTTTGGTGCTTCCTCTTCTGGCGACCCAGATCCTGTGGATCAATCTGGTCACCGACAGCGCCCCCGCGCTGGCGCTGGGCGTGGATCCACCCGATACGGATCTGATGGATCGGCCTCCCCGTCCGCATGGCCAGGGCGTGGTGACAGGCCGGATGTGGGCGGGAATTGTCTTCACGGGTTCCGTGATCGCCGCGGGAACCTTGCTCGTGCTGGACGCCTCCCTCCCGGGAGGATGGATCGAGGGGACAGGCGACATGCTCTACGCCAGGACCATGGCCTTCACCACCCTGGTCTTGTTCCAATTGTTCAACTGCTTCCAATCCCGCTCCGATACCAGAAGCGTTTTCCATGGTCTGTTTCGAAATCCATGGCTGTGGGCGGCCGTCGGCGTATCGCTTCTGCTCCAGGTCGCCGTGGTGCACGTGCCGATGTTGCAGAAGGGGTTTTCCACGACCGCGCTCAGTGCCGGTGATTGGTTCTTCTGCGCGGCGGTGTCAAGTTCCGTCCTCTGGATCGGTGAGTTGGCCAAGCTCGTTTCGCGACTCGCGAAGGGCGTGCGAAGCGCGAACCGGACGCCGGTCATGGAAGACTCGAGTCCATCGAAATGA
- a CDS encoding DUF3309 domain-containing protein: MMILILVLMLVALGSGGWGYPRYGWKGMSPVGLVLIVLAILYFAGYLSAR; the protein is encoded by the coding sequence GTGATGATCTTGATCCTGGTGTTGATGCTGGTGGCGCTGGGCAGTGGTGGTTGGGGATATCCCCGCTATGGCTGGAAAGGCATGTCGCCGGTGGGGCTTGTCCTGATTGTCCTGGCGATCTTGTACTTCGCCGGATACCTCAGCGCCCGATGA